From Solea solea chromosome 20, fSolSol10.1, whole genome shotgun sequence, one genomic window encodes:
- the si:dkeyp-92c9.2 gene encoding cyclin-dependent kinase 5 activator 1, which yields MGTVLSLSPDSRKSGYYDNRPGSLSHYPSISSRSLNSQKDRGLKRGQSIFLPALTWKRLVASTKKKGNTKKGCGVPTALGEPLNNNNNINIYQKDSVLHLNRENVKKSLSCANLSSYEGPAGLGLGLGYGLGMGQGHGYAYSKPQQLSSVKKAPQNVLTSSPKRVIVQASTSELLRCLGEFLCCRCYRLKHLSPADPVLWLRAVDRSLLLQGWQDQAFVTPANVVFVYMLCRDVVDGDLVASEHELQAILLTCLYLSYSYMGNEISYPLKPFLVEAGKEAFWDRCLAIIDATSAKMLRINADPHFFTQVFAELKSEGGCGPQDYSRVLDR from the coding sequence ATGGGCACTGTACTGTCTCTGTCACCTGACTCTCGCAAATCAGGCTACTATGACAACCGTCCTGGCTCGCTCAGCCACTACCCGAGCATCAGCAGCCGCTCTCTCAACAGCCAGAAAGACCGCGGGCTAAAGAGGGGCCAGTCCATCTTCCTCCCAGCACTGACATGGAAGCGACTGGTGGCCTCGACGAAGAAGAAAGGCAACACCAAGAAAGGCTGCGGTGTTCCGACGGCCCTCGGGGAGCcacttaacaacaacaacaacatcaacatctaCCAGAAGGACTCTGTGCTGCACCTCAACCGCGAGAATGTGAAGAAGTCGCTGTCGTGTGCCAACCTCTCCAGCTACGAGGGCCCAGCAGGACTAGGTCTGGGGCTTGGGTATGGGCTGGGGATGGGTCAGGGGCACGGATACGCCTACAGCAAACCCCAGCAGCTCTCGTCTGTGAAAAAAGCTCCTCAGAACGTGTTGACGTCGTCTCCTAAGCGTGTCATTGTCCAGGCTTCCACCAGCGAGCTCCTGCGCTGCCTGGGAGAGTTCCTGTGCTGTCGCTGCTACCGCCTGAAACATCTGTCCCCGGCCGACCCGGTGCTGTGGCTGCGGGCCGTGGACCgctcgctgctgctgcagggctgGCAGGACCAGGCCTTCGTCACGCCTGCCAATGTGGTCTTCGTCTACATGCTGTGTCGGGACGTCGTGGACGGCGACCTGGTGGCGTCAGAGCACGAGCTGCAGGCCATCCTGCTCACCTGCCTCTACCTGTCCTACTCCTACATGGGCAACGAGATCTCGTACCCGCTCAAGCCCTTCCTGGTGGAGGCGGGTAAGGAGGCCTTCTGGGACCGATGCCTCGCCATCATCGACGCCACCAGCGCGAAGATGCTGCGAATCAACGCCGACCCACACTTTTTCACGCAAGTATTTGCCGAACTGAAGAGTGAAGGCGGCTGTGGCCCTCAGGATTATAGTCGGGTTCTGGATCGGTGA